A single Lolium perenne isolate Kyuss_39 chromosome 6, Kyuss_2.0, whole genome shotgun sequence DNA region contains:
- the LOC127310028 gene encoding uncharacterized protein, which yields MGPIRQNPNPSRTLAATLGTPIVATPSCSSPFPPPPLRRRLPRTDGPWPRLGRRADAPWRARADLGLHRHGAAPSADSLLDAVGHPALPFVSLPPLLRPSPTVWLLSFSLGATSAALRRTSDIALQRAPDGCSFIPTSQVTKLVPPPPPVQAASSARPSSPVNAILARDCSVSINQSGWRILSSNIRKDKRGGNIRWEAFRYSLKDDVPLQLPYTKNQMNCSSSSWSKPTKLEHEKMMRQY from the exons atggggcct ATCAGACAAAATCCCAACCCAAGtagaaccctagccgccacactcGGCACTCCCATAGTCGCGACCCCCTCCTGCTCCAGTCCCTTCCCGCCTCCTCctcttcgccgccgcctccctcgcACAGATGGTCCATGGCCCCGACTTGGCCGGCGCGCTGACGCACCGTGGAGAGCCA GAGCAGATTTGGGGCTCCATCGGCATGGAGCAGCACCGTCGGCGGATTCGTTACTCGATGCCGTCGGCCACCCCGCTCTCCCGTTCGTCTCGCTGCCGCCACTCCTCCGACCCTCGCCAACAGTCTGGCTCCTCTCTTTTTCACTGGGAGCAACGAGCGCAGCCCTGCGACGGACGAGTGACATAGCCCTGCAACGAGCGCCCGACGGCTGCTCCTTCATCCCCACCAGCCAGGTCACCAAGCTggtacctccgcctccacctgtgCAAGCCGCCTCGTCGGCACGTCCGTCCTCACCGGTCAACGCGATATTAG CTAGGGATTGTTCTGTGAGCATCAATCAGTCTGGATGGAGAATTCTCTCATCAAACATTCGCAAG GACAAAAGAGGTGGAAACATTCGTTGGGAGGCTTTCAGATATTCACTCAAAGATGATGTGCCTTTACAATTGCCTTACACCAAG AACCAAATGAACTGCTCATCTAGCAGTTGGAGCAAACCTACAAAGCTAGAGCACGAGAAAATGATGAG GCAATACTAA